A window of Glycine soja cultivar W05 chromosome 2, ASM419377v2, whole genome shotgun sequence genomic DNA:
TCCTACTACGCCGTCGTTTTTGTCGCCGACGCAGAGGTACGCCGCGGCCGCATTGTTCGGCCTGGCTCTTCACGAGGCCCACCTCAACCAAACCAGCCCATTTCCGTTACCCGTTTCGGAGGACTCGCTCTCAGTTTCGGAACAACGAACCAGTAACAGTAGCAGCTCCGGCAGCGACTCCGTTTCCGATGACCCGGATCTCTGGGTCCACAGCAATTCGGGTCTGCTCCGCCCCGTTTTCAAGTACGTCTTGTTTATACCTAATTGATGTGAAATCCGGTTAGTTAATTTGGATCTCTGAATCAAAATCCGAATCTGTACAGATTTCTAGATATTGATTCCGCTGCGTGGTCTGGACTGGAGGAAACCGCTGGTTCTTCTTCCGCTACGCATCATGTGGGACCCGTATGTGTCACTACTTATTCTTTCCTCACTCGTATAAAACTTACGCAttagtgtttttatttatttattaattataattcggtttaattattaattttggtaAATGGCCACTTTTTGGATTGTAAGACTGTTACAATTTAGTTTTGAAAGAACACAATTACAACTCAGCGTCAAATTGGTCCTAAACTTTACAGCTTAGTGGCAAAATGGTCCGCAAAAACTTAACGGCAACATAATTGTTGCACTTTACACAGTGAGGGACtacattaaatcaaaattttcgtTCTTTCGGGGCTAAATTGTCACGGCATTAAAAGTGATAATTTACCCTTATAAATTTGGTCCATATGCACTTCACTGTTTTGACCCTGGACTgaaaatttataagtttttagttCCTGGATACGTAAATTTAATGCATTTTGGTCTCTGCTATTGACACTGTTGCTAATGTGTTAAGACCAAACAAAATTTTTTGGGTGGTGTAGAACTGTCTGAAGTTTCTTCCACGATAGAAAATTTCTGGAGGTtttacactactagaaaaaatttAGTAGTGGTGTTTCAGCGACTGAAGTTTAAGGAGTTAGAAGATAACTGACAACAGGAATCAAAATTCCAAATACCTTAAATTAGCTCGTCTAAGGACTAAAActtacaatttttaaatataggGTCAAAATAGTAAAGTGCAGATTAGTATAGagaccaaatgagtaattaaagcTTATAATTCTAATATATCTCTTAATGAGAACAATGCATGTTAATGTTACAGTTCTTGAGATTACTTTCACAAGAATTGGACGATGGTTCTTCTCAAAGGTTAGATCAAGAACGTGCTTTGTCAAGTGCGGTTGATGGTATAGCACTTGACATGCAGAGAAAATCCGAGTCTTCTGAGTGTAAAAGAGAGAAGCTTCGTGAATATGAGCATCAATGTCGTGAGAAGATTTCAATTGATGATGTTCAGCCTCATTGTGAAAAGGTGGATGCACATTTGGAAGTTCAGAAGGAGACGGATGCTGCTCCTTTACTTGACTGTAAAGAGACGCAGCAGGGATCTGTTGATTGGAAAATTGATGAGAGACCGATTGAGGAAGTAATGATGCTGAGTGATCAGAGGAAGGTGACAGTTCTGTATGAACTTCTGTCTGGTTGTCTATCAAATTTAGGTGAAGATATTGGGCGGAGAAGGAAGGGCTATGATGCTCGACATCGTGTGGCTCTGCGGTTGCTGGCAACATGGCTTGATGTCAAGTGGACAAAAATGGTTTGTATGATGAATCTTGTAGTCTGGAACTTTATGTGATTGACTCATTGGTAAATAACTTGTCATATGTTGGAGATCATGAGATATGAGTGCCATGGTTTATGCTGGATTGTCGTGAACATTGCCTTCATTTCTAAGCTACTTGAATTAGAGTTGAATGTGATTGTAAATGTTTGTATGTTATAAGCTATGTTTTTGCAttgcaaattaataaaaatatctcgTATTTACTGGTCCGATATCTTCTAAGGATGAAGATGGATATTGGCTTTGTAGGAGGCCATTGAGACCATGGTTGCTTGTTCTGCGATGGCTTTTCTTAAAGGGCAAGAATCAAAGAACGAAGAAACTCAATCAAAAGACAGCAAGTGGGTTAAATTGAAGCGTGGTGGTATAATTGGTGCTGCTGCATTAACTGGGGGAGCTTTGTTGGCTATTACTGGTGGTATGGATTGGAGACCTTGTTGTCTTTTCTAACTGTATTGtggaatatataattttcagatgaataaatttttactgaatagaatttttttttattttaaccttTCAACAGGGTTAGCTGCACCAGCCATTGCTGCAGGTCTTGGTGCATTAGCTCCAACTTTGGGTACTCTGAT
This region includes:
- the LOC114381723 gene encoding transmembrane and coiled-coil domain-containing protein 4-like isoform X1; protein product: MAAPPPPTTPSFLSPTQRYAAAALFGLALHEAHLNQTSPFPLPVSEDSLSVSEQRTSNSSSSGSDSVSDDPDLWVHSNSGLLRPVFKFLDIDSAAWSGLEETAGSSSATHHVGPFLRLLSQELDDGSSQRLDQERALSSAVDGIALDMQRKSESSECKREKLREYEHQCREKISIDDVQPHCEKVDAHLEVQKETDAAPLLDCKETQQGSVDWKIDERPIEEVMMLSDQRKVTVLYELLSGCLSNLGEDIGRRRKGYDARHRVALRLLATWLDVKWTKMEAIETMVACSAMAFLKGQESKNEETQSKDSKWVKLKRGGIIGAAALTGGALLAITGGLAAPAIAAGLGALAPTLGTLIPVIGASGFAAAAGAAGTVAGSVAVAASFGAAGAGLTGSKMARRVGGVDEFEFKAIGENHNQGRLGVEILVSGFVFEKEDFIRPWEGQNDNLERYALQWESENLIAVSTAIQDWLTSKLAMELMKRGAMMTVLSSLLTALAWPAALLAATDFIDSKWTIAINRSNKAGKLLAEVLLKGLQGNRPVTLIGYSLGARVIFKCLQYLAKTENGAELVEKVVLLGAPIPIMDENWEATRKMVAGRFVNAYSRTDWMLGVAFRASSLLTKGLAGIQPVDIPGIQNVDVTEHIEGHSSYLWATQKILDQLQLDTYYPVYNYISCIQIQ
- the LOC114381723 gene encoding transmembrane and coiled-coil domain-containing protein 4-like isoform X2 → MAAPPPPTTPSFLSPTQRYAAAALFGLALHEAHLNQTSPFPLPVSEDSLSVSEQRTSNSSSSGSDSVSDDPDLWVHSNSGLLRPVFKFLDIDSAAWSGLEETAGSSSATHHVGPFLRLLSQELDDGSSQRLDQERALSSAVDGIALDMQRKSESSECKREKLREYEHQCREKISIDDVQPHCEKVDAHLEVQKETDAAPLLDCKETQQGSVDWKIDERPIEEVMMLSDQRKVTVLYELLSGCLSNLGEDIGRRRKGYDARHRVALRLLATWLDVKWTKMEAIETMVACSAMAFLKGQESKNEETQSKDSKWVKLKRGGIIGAAALTGGALLAITGGLAAPAIAAGLGALAPTLGTLIPVIGASGFAAAAGAAGTVAGSVAVAASFGAAGAGLTGSKMARRVGGVDEFEFKAIGENHNQGRLGVEILVSGFVFEKEDFIRPWEGQNDNLERYALQWESENLIAVSTAIQDWLTSKLAMELMKRGAMMTVLSSLLTALAWPAALLAATDFIDSKWTIAINRSNKAGKLLAEVLLKGLQGNRPVTLIGYSLGARVIFKCLQYLAKTENGAELVEKVVLLGAPIPIMDENWEATRKMVAGRFVNAYSRTDWMLGVAFRASLLTKGLAGIQPVDIPGIQNVDVTEHIEGHSSYLWATQKILDQLQLDTYYPVYNYISCIQIQ
- the LOC114381723 gene encoding uncharacterized membrane protein C6F6.13c-like isoform X3, encoding MAAPPPPTTPSFLSPTQRYAAAALFGLALHEAHLNQTSPFPLPVSEDSLSVSEQRTSNSSSSGSDSVSDDPDLWVHSNSGLLRPVFKFLDIDSAAWSGLEETAGSSSATHHVGPFLRLLSQELDDGSSQRLDQERALSSAVDGIALDMQRKSESSECKREKLREYEHQCREKISIDDVQPHCEKVDAHLEVQKETDAAPLLDCKETQQGSVDWKIDERPIEEVMMLSDQRKVTVLYELLSGCLSNLGEDIGRRRKGYDARHRVALRLLATWLDVKWTKMEAIETMVACSAMAFLKGQESKNEETQSKDSKWVKLKRGGIIGAAALTGGALLAITGGLAAPAIAAGLGALAPTLGTLIPVIGASGFAAAAGAAGTVAGSVAVAASFGAAGAGLTGSKMARRVGGVDEFEFKAIGENHNQGRLGVEILVSGFVFEKEDFIRPWEGQNDNLERSNKAGKLLAEVLLKGLQGNRPVTLIGYSLGARVIFKCLQYLAKTENGAELVEKVVLLGAPIPIMDENWEATRKMVAGRFVNAYSRTDWMLGVAFRASSLLTKGLAGIQPVDIPGIQNVDVTEHIEGHSSYLWATQKILDQLQLDTYYPVYNYISCIQIQ